The Nitrospirales bacterium genome includes a window with the following:
- a CDS encoding P-loop NTPase produces the protein MRLTIRIVGWMADYRMLDNMAKIVSIASGKGGVGKSVISSNLALLFTKRGKRVILTDFDTGGANQHVLFGMFHPKATMTDFLNRRFKTLEEVAQQVNGYQNLRLIPGTGDTLRTSNLQYAKKKRLIRHLKELETDIIIVDVGAGTHYHALDFFLLADHHLAVATPDPTSVLDLYRFIKLSAIRKVLTSFAARDPVAHTLLDREFQSVSEVLEAVGQTNEDGVPTAEEALRDFHPHLILNRMTNGSRINTLQLQNLLKQYVGAELTLLGNIPDHESVARSVHKYLPVVDLDPASPASLALGQIADNILARL, from the coding sequence ATGAGGTTGACCATCCGCATCGTCGGATGGATGGCGGATTACCGAATGTTGGACAACATGGCAAAAATTGTATCAATCGCTTCAGGGAAGGGTGGCGTCGGGAAAAGTGTCATCAGTAGTAACTTGGCACTCCTGTTCACCAAACGCGGCAAACGAGTCATTTTAACCGATTTTGACACAGGTGGGGCGAATCAGCACGTGCTGTTTGGGATGTTTCACCCCAAAGCTACCATGACTGATTTTCTGAACCGCCGATTCAAGACCCTGGAAGAGGTGGCGCAGCAGGTGAATGGATACCAGAATCTTCGATTAATCCCTGGAACTGGCGATACCTTACGAACATCGAATCTCCAATATGCGAAGAAAAAACGGCTGATTCGGCACCTCAAAGAGCTCGAAACCGATATCATCATCGTAGACGTTGGAGCCGGCACTCACTATCATGCCCTTGATTTTTTCCTCCTGGCCGACCACCACTTGGCTGTCGCGACACCTGACCCTACCTCGGTATTGGATTTATATCGCTTCATTAAACTTTCCGCGATTCGAAAAGTCTTGACTTCGTTCGCCGCTCGAGACCCTGTCGCTCATACCTTACTTGATCGAGAGTTCCAAAGTGTCTCGGAGGTGCTGGAAGCAGTGGGACAAACGAATGAAGATGGAGTGCCGACAGCGGAAGAGGCGCTTCGAGATTTTCATCCGCACCTGATCCTGAATCGAATGACGAATGGTTCGCGAATCAATACCCTTCAACTACAAAATCTCCTCAAGCAATATGTCGGAGCCGAACTCACGTTATTGGGGAATATTCCAGACCACGAATCAGTCGCACGTTCCGTGCATAAATACCTGCCGGTCGTCGATCTAGACCCCGCCTCTCCCGCCTCACTCGCCTTGGGACAGATCGCTGACAATATCTTGGCTCGCCTCTAA
- the nusA gene encoding transcription termination factor NusA, with protein MKRELMAVIEQIGREKGIDKERVLAAVESALVTAAKKRYGHNENIQVDVDQETGEISIVSKKTIAETVTDARTEISLEEARQIDSDAEMGDEIGSLIDMEEFGRIAAQAAKQVICQKVREAEWEAVERDYSKRQGDLVHGVILGQERRNYLVEIGKTEALLPLQEQIPRETHRRGDRIRAYLLEVRRTPKDVQVILSRAHPQFVVKLFALEVPEVSEKIVEIKGVVREPGDRTKISVASRDKAVDPVGACVGIKGSRVQAIVRELRGEKIDIIPWTNDPRVFIGEALNPASIEKVGIDEEKKAALVVVADSQLSLAIGKNGQNVRLAAKLTGWKIDIISATEYEKEKQERDRDIKAALAEETAAQLGPSESQESPGSNDSAEQVAESEHSEKPEPEQASTTETV; from the coding sequence ATGAAGCGTGAATTAATGGCGGTTATCGAGCAAATTGGCCGCGAAAAAGGTATTGATAAAGAACGTGTCCTCGCTGCCGTCGAATCGGCTCTCGTGACAGCTGCCAAGAAGCGTTACGGGCACAATGAAAACATACAAGTGGATGTTGATCAGGAGACCGGTGAGATTTCGATTGTCTCCAAAAAGACGATCGCTGAAACGGTGACTGATGCCCGCACTGAAATTTCTCTCGAAGAGGCTCGTCAAATCGATAGTGACGCGGAGATGGGTGATGAGATTGGCTCCTTGATCGATATGGAAGAGTTCGGCCGCATTGCGGCGCAAGCTGCGAAGCAGGTCATTTGTCAAAAAGTGAGAGAAGCGGAATGGGAAGCCGTTGAGCGTGATTATTCCAAGCGACAGGGCGATTTAGTGCATGGAGTGATCCTGGGGCAAGAACGGCGCAATTATCTCGTAGAAATAGGGAAAACCGAAGCGCTGCTGCCATTGCAAGAGCAGATTCCCCGTGAAACGCATCGTCGGGGGGATCGTATACGAGCCTACCTGCTCGAGGTTCGTCGAACTCCGAAGGATGTCCAGGTCATACTGTCGAGAGCTCACCCACAGTTTGTGGTAAAGCTGTTTGCGTTGGAGGTTCCCGAAGTTTCGGAGAAAATCGTCGAAATTAAAGGCGTCGTTCGTGAGCCTGGCGACCGAACCAAGATCTCGGTGGCCTCTCGTGATAAAGCCGTTGACCCTGTCGGGGCGTGCGTCGGTATTAAGGGATCCAGAGTGCAAGCGATCGTGAGGGAACTGCGAGGGGAGAAGATTGATATTATTCCTTGGACGAATGATCCTCGCGTATTTATCGGAGAAGCGCTTAACCCTGCTTCCATAGAAAAAGTTGGGATTGACGAAGAGAAAAAAGCCGCTTTGGTCGTGGTGGCCGACTCTCAACTTTCGTTAGCGATCGGGAAAAATGGTCAGAATGTTCGGTTGGCGGCCAAATTAACCGGGTGGAAAATTGATATAATCAGCGCGACAGAATATGAAAAAGAAAAGCAGGAACGAGATCGCGATATTAAAGCCGCGTTAGCGGAAGAAACCGCCGCCCAATTAGGCCCATCGGAGTCCCAAGAGTCGCCAGGGTCAAATGACAGCGCAGAACAAGTCGCAGAATCTGAACATTCTGAGAAGCCAGAACCTGAACAGGCATCAACCACAGAAACCGTCTAA
- a CDS encoding ribosome maturation factor RimP: MKWAKAHFFLFSSYQFRAKGTRVESFLSMTLSGHSLEQQIERVAEPLARALEVDLVEIRCLGKGAGSCIRITIDKPGGVGIQDCEGLHQSLSRALDALGPLPHSHRLEVSSPGLDRPLKHRRDYQRVLDKLVRIQFFNDAKQKTSIVGHLHALSDDGVEILPLSPKKRQQPSVSIAWQEIVKARLEVEF, encoded by the coding sequence GTGAAGTGGGCGAAGGCCCACTTTTTTTTGTTCTCAAGCTATCAGTTTCGAGCAAAAGGCACGAGAGTCGAGTCATTTTTGAGCATGACGCTATCCGGGCATAGTTTGGAGCAACAAATTGAACGTGTTGCCGAACCTTTAGCTCGAGCTCTTGAGGTCGATCTTGTTGAAATTCGTTGTTTAGGAAAAGGTGCCGGTTCCTGCATTCGCATCACAATCGATAAGCCGGGCGGCGTTGGGATTCAGGATTGTGAAGGACTTCACCAATCTCTTAGTCGTGCCCTGGACGCACTAGGTCCCCTTCCTCATTCCCACCGACTGGAGGTTTCATCGCCTGGGCTTGATCGTCCCCTCAAGCACAGAAGAGACTATCAACGGGTCCTAGATAAATTAGTGAGAATTCAGTTCTTCAACGATGCCAAGCAAAAGACCTCGATCGTGGGGCATCTGCATGCCCTATCAGACGATGGTGTTGAGATTCTGCCTCTGTCACCAAAAAAGAGGCAACAGCCATCGGTGTCCATTGCATGGCAAGAAATCGTCAAAGCCAGGTTGGAAGTTGAATTTTAA
- a CDS encoding HDOD domain-containing protein, producing the protein MSVNTIKTPVQGTLFHRLTKEPPRTLPILQQSCLQVLNLTSDQHSSASDVGKVIMHDQALLANIIKIANSPTYHTISPVKTPTHAVTIIGFDVIRSLVVASQLVEHAQEYGASSECLKRLLARSLVAATAAVELGKTLEIPDEGILFTNAMLYTLGDLVLAFCHPEVFEKLENARAENLPSINKIEVELLGRSLHDLASAVAKNWRLPDNLTMLVGKKLVLGNCRHDSQQKKLESVVFAANELSQCLLCQPSPGRAARYKQLLEKMPGAFGLKYDALEKIVIKAFTKACQFSEMVKIDTLFFVPRHDPDVETPSATGQRLMKSISDALSPLVHKTAVQTSPETLSAPPPQQDELAVDKPPQVPTGTVINEFTLKAMQVRDPNVLLNMAAQILGTACGFERVVLTLVTPSSSTLEGRIGHGEHVQAMLPLFKCSLKETHFLTRALHRYCPEKIDSLETDAEFSQANSEFIARWGHAPFFIGSLFSPSNPIGVIIADKGVSQQPLTDSHFASFSLILSVVNSNLVRLSK; encoded by the coding sequence ATGAGCGTCAACACAATCAAAACCCCAGTACAGGGAACGCTCTTTCACCGGTTAACGAAAGAACCTCCCAGAACGTTGCCCATCCTCCAGCAAAGTTGCCTGCAAGTCCTGAACTTGACGTCTGATCAACACTCGAGCGCAAGCGACGTTGGCAAAGTTATTATGCATGACCAAGCTCTGCTAGCCAACATTATTAAAATCGCGAATAGTCCAACCTACCACACAATTTCTCCGGTCAAAACCCCCACGCATGCGGTCACGATTATCGGATTTGACGTCATTCGCTCCTTAGTCGTAGCCTCCCAACTCGTGGAACATGCACAAGAATATGGAGCGAGCTCTGAATGCCTGAAGCGATTACTCGCCCGCTCACTCGTCGCAGCCACAGCCGCAGTGGAACTGGGAAAAACGCTTGAGATTCCTGATGAAGGTATTCTCTTCACGAATGCCATGCTCTACACGCTCGGAGACTTGGTTTTAGCCTTTTGTCACCCGGAGGTCTTCGAAAAACTCGAAAACGCCAGAGCGGAGAATTTGCCTAGCATCAATAAAATTGAAGTAGAGCTTCTTGGGCGTTCCTTACATGATTTAGCATCCGCCGTAGCCAAAAATTGGCGACTGCCAGACAACCTCACGATGTTAGTGGGCAAAAAATTAGTGCTGGGGAATTGTCGTCATGACTCGCAGCAGAAAAAACTTGAGAGCGTCGTCTTTGCTGCCAATGAACTCAGTCAATGCCTCCTATGCCAGCCTTCTCCTGGACGGGCAGCTCGGTACAAACAGTTACTGGAAAAGATGCCGGGAGCGTTCGGGCTCAAGTACGACGCCCTGGAAAAAATTGTGATCAAAGCCTTTACGAAAGCATGTCAATTTTCCGAAATGGTCAAGATCGACACGTTGTTTTTTGTTCCACGTCATGATCCCGATGTAGAAACACCATCCGCCACCGGCCAACGACTCATGAAAAGCATCAGCGACGCGCTTTCGCCCCTGGTGCACAAAACCGCTGTCCAGACTTCTCCTGAAACTCTATCCGCGCCACCACCTCAACAAGACGAACTCGCCGTTGACAAGCCCCCCCAAGTACCGACAGGAACAGTCATCAATGAATTTACGTTAAAAGCCATGCAGGTGAGGGATCCCAATGTCTTACTGAACATGGCCGCTCAAATTTTAGGAACCGCATGTGGGTTCGAACGGGTTGTCCTCACGCTCGTCACCCCATCATCGTCAACACTCGAGGGGCGCATCGGTCACGGAGAACATGTTCAAGCCATGCTCCCTTTGTTTAAATGTTCCCTGAAGGAAACTCATTTCCTCACTCGGGCGCTTCACCGCTATTGCCCCGAGAAAATTGACTCGCTTGAAACAGACGCGGAATTCAGCCAAGCAAACTCAGAATTTATCGCTCGCTGGGGTCACGCCCCCTTTTTCATCGGATCTCTTTTCTCACCCTCCAATCCCATTGGCGTCATCATCGCCGACAAGGGCGTAAGCCAACAGCCACTGACCGACTCGCACTTCGCCAGCTTTTCGCTCATCCTCTCAGTCGTCAATTCCAATCTTGTACGACTTTCAAAATAA
- a CDS encoding SWIM zinc finger family protein, whose protein sequence is MRNRIACSAQTLTQLQPEMIRSVVGGQVFRLGNQYFSESRVQILEHSAAMVSAEVSGTFGVYTQTIKLRSGVLSTKCSCPSNEKPFCRHCVAVLLQHYEDMADENENDVDVEADSESVNPPPRHDSTVVHSSSNDFNFRDVTIFVDWLSTSVQVLGQSGPLPPLPSLPAGPVREWSEAIVSLHQRIVKSVAMQQETHTELKTAQEQIVRLTQDLESARSEVKATQAISKELESEIKKYQDSLAVFAQVGQERDVLAKQLQDIRGEVRRRGTELAGLSKSLDALSNGLPEQHHSR, encoded by the coding sequence ATGCGTAACCGGATTGCCTGTTCAGCGCAAACTCTCACACAACTTCAGCCTGAAATGATTCGGTCCGTGGTTGGCGGTCAAGTGTTCCGACTGGGGAATCAATACTTCTCCGAGAGCCGGGTACAAATTCTCGAACATAGCGCGGCAATGGTATCAGCCGAAGTCAGTGGAACGTTTGGGGTGTATACTCAGACGATTAAACTTCGGTCTGGTGTCTTGTCCACCAAGTGTTCATGTCCTTCCAATGAAAAACCGTTCTGTCGGCATTGCGTCGCAGTCCTACTTCAGCATTATGAAGATATGGCGGATGAAAATGAAAATGATGTTGATGTCGAGGCCGATTCTGAATCGGTCAACCCGCCGCCTCGACATGATTCGACCGTTGTCCATTCCTCATCAAATGATTTTAATTTTCGTGATGTGACGATTTTTGTGGACTGGCTCTCGACGAGTGTTCAGGTGTTAGGCCAATCGGGACCATTGCCTCCTTTACCTTCGTTGCCCGCGGGTCCTGTTCGAGAGTGGAGTGAGGCGATTGTTTCACTACATCAAAGGATCGTGAAGAGCGTGGCGATGCAGCAGGAAACCCATACGGAGTTGAAGACGGCACAGGAGCAAATCGTGAGGTTAACGCAAGATCTCGAATCTGCCAGAAGTGAAGTGAAGGCAACTCAAGCGATTTCTAAAGAGCTAGAATCCGAGATAAAAAAATATCAAGATTCTTTGGCCGTCTTTGCCCAAGTCGGTCAGGAACGTGATGTGTTGGCAAAGCAGCTTCAAGACATCCGTGGGGAAGTTCGCAGGCGGGGAACTGAACTGGCGGGTTTATCCAAATCTCTTGACGCGCTCTCAAATGGCCTTCCGGAACAACATCACTCTCGTTGA